The proteins below come from a single Mesobacillus jeotgali genomic window:
- a CDS encoding UDP-N-acetylmuramoyl-L-alanyl-D-glutamate--2,6-diaminopimelate ligase yields MRLSKVLEALGGSLKKYRNDADPELSGIQMDSRKVKQGDLFVAITGFQIDGHKFIDEAINNGAAAVIGENELNLAVPYIQVFDSRLALGRAASTFYQHPSRKHTVIGITGTNGKTTVSYILKHILEHAGKSCSLLGTVSYIINNEVYKPSNTTPDALQIQELISKSNDEFVVLEVSSHALKQYRIEGLELDYGLFTNLSHDHLDYHPTIEDYFEAKTLMYNYMKKDGSAVVSRLGEWGDKLTSILSAKGIPVYSIGYDDTHDLKIEDIKLNGETRFEIKMGGITYPLTFPSPGLHNVYNAAMAFLTAVKVGISPDSIAEALKTFPGVPGRFEMISHPEGATFIVDYAHTKDAIEYCLQAAQEHEAVKIKHIFGFRGERDKTKREHMVKASASMSDEFTLTFDDLNGISEEEMASELKELNERFGMNKGRVITDRTLAIRNAWENARMGEWILITGKGPEEYQSMYELPTSSDKETLLYLQKLQNKAKVIG; encoded by the coding sequence ATGAGATTAAGCAAGGTGCTTGAGGCACTCGGCGGCAGTTTAAAAAAATATAGGAATGATGCTGATCCTGAATTATCTGGCATTCAGATGGATTCTCGTAAAGTGAAGCAGGGTGATTTATTTGTAGCGATTACAGGATTTCAAATAGATGGGCACAAATTTATTGATGAAGCCATAAACAATGGTGCAGCAGCTGTTATAGGGGAAAATGAACTGAATCTAGCTGTCCCGTATATTCAGGTATTTGACAGCAGGCTGGCTCTTGGCAGGGCAGCGAGTACATTTTATCAACATCCGTCGAGAAAGCATACTGTGATTGGCATTACGGGGACAAATGGAAAAACGACCGTTTCATATATTTTAAAGCATATTCTTGAGCATGCGGGCAAAAGCTGCTCCCTGCTCGGCACTGTGTCTTATATCATAAATAATGAGGTGTACAAGCCTTCCAATACCACTCCGGATGCTTTGCAAATACAAGAGCTGATTTCGAAAAGCAATGATGAGTTTGTTGTTCTGGAAGTGTCATCACATGCCCTGAAGCAATACAGAATTGAGGGGCTGGAGCTGGATTATGGATTGTTCACGAATTTATCTCATGACCACCTGGATTACCATCCGACGATTGAGGACTACTTCGAGGCAAAAACATTGATGTATAATTACATGAAAAAAGATGGTTCAGCCGTTGTAAGCAGACTTGGAGAATGGGGGGACAAGCTGACAAGTATATTATCAGCTAAAGGGATCCCTGTATATTCAATTGGCTATGATGACACCCATGATCTGAAAATTGAGGACATAAAATTGAATGGGGAAACCAGATTTGAGATCAAAATGGGAGGAATCACTTATCCATTGACTTTCCCATCACCTGGTCTTCACAATGTCTACAATGCAGCGATGGCCTTTTTGACAGCTGTGAAAGTTGGCATAAGTCCTGATTCGATTGCTGAGGCGCTAAAAACTTTCCCGGGCGTACCTGGAAGGTTCGAAATGATCTCCCATCCTGAAGGTGCTACTTTCATTGTCGATTATGCACATACAAAGGATGCGATTGAATACTGTCTTCAGGCAGCTCAAGAGCACGAAGCAGTGAAGATCAAGCATATATTTGGCTTCCGAGGAGAGCGGGACAAAACGAAAAGAGAGCATATGGTCAAAGCGTCCGCCTCAATGAGTGATGAATTCACTTTGACCTTCGATGACCTGAACGGAATTTCGGAAGAAGAGATGGCCAGTGAATTAAAGGAATTGAATGAACGCTTTGGCATGAATAAAGGAAGAGTCATTACAGACAGGACCCTGGCTATCAGAAATGCATGGGAAAACGCCAGGATGGGTGAGTGGATCCTCATCACTGGAAAAGGACCAGAGGAGTATCAGTCGATGTATGAACTTCCCACATCATCAGATAAAGAAACACTGTTATATTTGCAAAAACTGCAGAATAAGGCAAAGGTAATTGGGTGA
- a CDS encoding metal-sulfur cluster assembly factor: protein MDKKEIYKMLEDIEEPMLGVDIVNLGLVYEVCVKDDKDVEIVMTTRNADCMLADYIALSAREHLAGQIGSDEHIDIKMVSAPKWTKDRMSQYAKYLLDL from the coding sequence ATGGATAAAAAAGAAATTTATAAAATGCTTGAGGATATAGAAGAACCAATGCTCGGAGTCGATATTGTGAACCTGGGCCTCGTCTATGAAGTCTGTGTCAAGGATGATAAAGATGTCGAAATCGTTATGACCACAAGGAATGCTGATTGCATGCTAGCTGATTATATTGCCCTCTCTGCCCGTGAACATCTGGCTGGACAGATAGGCAGCGACGAGCATATCGATATCAAAATGGTCTCGGCTCCTAAATGGACAAAAGACCGCATGTCCCAATACGCTAAATATTTATTGGACCTTTAA
- a CDS encoding IS110 family transposase, protein MDVFIERCAGLDVHSETIVACVLTGKQDEDLIRVTETFPTLTKDLFRLLKWLEDHGVTHIAMESTGVYWKPVFNILEDFFDITLANAQRIKNVPGRKTDVSDAEWIAKLLRHGLIEKSFVPPSDIRELRDLTRLRKKWIGHLTSEKNRIQKVLECSNVKLSSVISDVFGVSGRKLLERLVEQGYVDGDDVESRIHGKMSSKKQLITDSLFGTINDHQRFLIKQSWLHIQQLEGHIVEVEKRIDQLLEEFKEELHLLLTIPGIKKDTAAIIIAEIGVDMNQFPTSQHLASWAGVSPGNHESAGKRKSTRTTKGNPHIKSAMCEAAWAVSRSRNRWLATKYWSTAARRGKKKALVATSHRMLRIIYSMLINKEPFKERQVI, encoded by the coding sequence ATGGATGTATTTATTGAACGTTGTGCTGGTCTTGACGTTCATTCGGAGACAATCGTTGCCTGTGTTCTGACGGGCAAACAGGACGAAGATTTGATTAGGGTAACTGAAACCTTTCCAACCTTGACGAAAGATCTCTTCCGTCTCTTAAAATGGCTGGAAGACCATGGGGTTACCCATATTGCGATGGAAAGCACGGGAGTATATTGGAAGCCTGTGTTTAATATCCTTGAAGACTTTTTTGATATTACTCTTGCGAATGCCCAAAGGATTAAGAACGTCCCTGGAAGAAAAACAGATGTTTCCGATGCCGAGTGGATTGCCAAATTATTGCGACACGGACTCATCGAAAAGAGTTTCGTGCCTCCCTCCGATATCCGGGAGCTACGGGACCTTACACGCCTTCGAAAAAAGTGGATAGGTCATTTAACTTCCGAGAAGAACCGGATTCAGAAGGTTCTGGAGTGCTCAAATGTAAAGCTGAGTTCTGTTATTTCCGATGTCTTTGGGGTTTCAGGGAGAAAGCTGCTTGAGAGACTGGTGGAACAGGGATACGTAGATGGCGATGATGTCGAAAGCCGGATACACGGAAAGATGTCATCTAAAAAACAATTAATTACTGACTCGCTCTTCGGCACAATCAATGACCATCAAAGATTTCTAATCAAACAGTCTTGGCTTCATATTCAACAGCTGGAGGGACATATTGTAGAGGTGGAAAAAAGAATTGACCAGCTTCTAGAGGAATTTAAAGAAGAACTTCATTTACTCCTGACCATTCCTGGAATAAAGAAAGATACAGCAGCCATCATTATTGCCGAGATTGGAGTGGATATGAACCAATTCCCCACCTCTCAACACTTAGCTTCGTGGGCAGGTGTATCTCCTGGCAATCATGAAAGTGCAGGGAAACGCAAGAGTACTCGGACAACAAAAGGAAATCCGCACATTAAATCAGCCATGTGTGAAGCAGCCTGGGCCGTTTCAAGAAGTCGAAATAGGTGGTTAGCTACGAAATATTGGTCTACTGCCGCTCGAAGAGGAAAGAAAAAAGCACTCGTTGCGACATCGCATCGAATGCTTCGAATCATCTACTCCATGCTTATAAACAAGGAGCCATTTAAAGAAAGACAAGTTATTTAG